The genomic segment TTTTCCCTTGTTCCTATTTGGAGAAATATAGATATGTCTTATTTCCTTGTACTATTAtgcatatttctttctcttaatattAACGAAATGAGGCTTACAGTCAGCATGTACATTCAGTGTGGAGTTCCTTTCCAACACTCCAAAAAAAACTGCTATTATCATTTCAGTGTCTTAAAATCATTTCTGTCAAAATACGCTATTTAATGTTTTACACAAATTAgatataagatttcttttttaaaatgaggcatGAATATCTTTTAACAGCAATGAACATAAATCTTCACTATAACTTTTTATTCTCATATGGTATGccattgtaatttatttaaccagttccaTATTTATAAGCATTTAGGGTATCTCCAATTAACAGCATTATAAACAATGTTGCAGCAAACAGCCTTATACAAGGTGTATAAATCTGTGtgtgtattctgtttttctcttcaggataaattcctagaagtaatCACTAAGTCAAAGggcatacacatttaaaaattcaacacGTTTCCAAACTTGCTCTTTAGAAATTTGATAGAAATTTACACTCCCACTAACAGCATATGAGGGtatcaatatttttaatgtttgtcatTCTAATAGTTGAGAaattatttaagttctttttcCGGTAACTAATGAGTTTAGTGTACTCACACATGTTtatttggccatttttatatcttccgtAAATTATGTGTTCTTTTTCCTTGACATTTTTTCTCTGGTGGTCTTGgacttttctttattcatttgtatgagctatttattatttatttatttatttatttatttatttgaagggggaggggcagagggagagagagaatctcaagcagactcagtgctgagtgcagacacggggctcgatctcacaaccctgagatcatgacctgagccaaaatcaagagtcagacgcttaactgacttatccatccaggtgcccctgtgtgagCTCATTATACTTTAAGACACTAGCCCTATCATTTAGAAAATTGCTATAcggtattaatttttaattggtcATCTatatcagacttttaaaaatgagttctGATTTTCAGGTCTGCTTAAAGAAGTCTCTTCCCACCAACTATAAGCCCAAGATTCAAAagtatttacccatattttcttcttatttttttaagtttacctgttttacatttaataaaatctatttagaatttattttagtataagaaatatttttcttggctTCTGCTTTCAACTCAGGTTTAAACAAGCAATAAAAAATTTGCCTTACATTCTGTATTACATGTGCATTTACAACAGTCTcactgatgattttttaaaaaatcattaagccCACTGATCTCTTTTTTTGAGTTTTCCGAAattagacaaagagaaaacacctCTCATAGCAAACATCTCCAGTTCCTCTGCAGTTATAAATCCAAGTGCAATggaaattctgtgtgtgtgtgttgcactAGGGATAAAATAAGCCAAAATTATTTATGTgatcaaaatataattattttccattatgaaaacaaaactttGCTCTTCTGCAGTATAGTTGGCTTTCCTTACGTCCCCTTCAGTGTTAAGGACGGGGCAGAAGCTCATTCACAAAGAGACGTGCGGGTCAGGAAATTTGGGATGCTTTGTCTTGGGAAGTCATCGAGCTAGTGAAAGAGCAGACAGTGAGAGAAGGTTGCGCCCCGAGTCCTCTCAGCCACGGGCTGTGTCAGCACACTCTTGCTTCACGGTGGGAGAGCAAAGCCGATTTTGTATGTGAGCATTCATTGAGATTTTTGTACTTAACTTCCTGAGGACACCGTTTTTTAGGAGAGGCAGGGTAAGTGAAATGTTGACTACCTTCCGCTAGGCTCTCGTATGCCAGCGACCCATGCAGACAAGCAGTTCCCAGACCGGGCTGTTGAAAAATGTCACTTTGGGGTATGGCCGAATGCAATGACGATCTGCGAATTCACTAACAGTGCCCAAATCTCTCTTTTGCCCTTTTCTGCTTCTCTTGCAGTAGATGACAGCACTGGAGTTATAAATTGCATCTGCTGGAAAAAGTCGAACAATACTGAGTCTTCATCAGGTACTTTTATTTGACAGtcctttactttttttactcaggGTGGCTCATCAGAACAGCTGTAGGGCTGAATGTTCGCATTTGTCCACGGGTGAAATCTGTGGATCAACTGCAGATCTGGCTCCTCTGCAGACTGACGTCATAGAAGAGCTAGTTGTGTTTCTTTCTCCCGTCTTCTCTGGTGCTCACTTCCTACCGAGCCTGCAGGAGCGTGACTAGGTTGCTGGGAATTTGAGCATTTCCTTTTTACCGTGGTAGTTATTACGGAAGTCAAGATGTTTTAGCCTAATTGCCAGTGAGGTCAGAATCCCCATGCTCCAGGCGTATCCCTTGACCAAAGAAAGTTTTGGAGATTTTTGCTTTTACGTGATTGCCCACTAACTTCTGTGCTGCCACAATCCAGATTTTCTGAAATCTCAAAGATGTCAGAAACTCTAAAATTGATGAGAAGGTAAAATAGGATTCCTTCGAAGTTAACCATTGAATAATATAAActgaaaggaaactttttttcttaaagattttatttatttgagagggtgtgtgtgagcgagtgagtgagagcgtgagtgggggggaggggcagaaggagagggagaagcagacccccccgctgagcagggagcccgatgcgggacttgttcccaggaccctgagatcatgaactgaaggcagatgcttaacccgactgagccacccaggcgccccaaaaagacACTTTAAAATTGTATGTTGAACACATTGACTATAACTGAAACAGCATTTGGAATTCCTTGAGTACATTTTAATAGGCCTTAGGTAGTTTTTTTaagttcataataaaaaaaatactgggcaATACTGGTGATCATTTTTGGTTCTAGAGAAGCTACAGCAATTGCGACCTTGTCTTTCTGTTTGGCAGCATACACAGTGCGGTGCCATACACAGTGGCACATGAAATACTGTCTGCTCTTCTCTCTAACGTCTGGTGTCTGGCTCCTTGGGTGATAACGGTATCTTTCCTCTCCGCCATTACCTGCCAGAATCTCAGCTTCCTACTTTGACCATCCTGACCAGTGGAATGCTCCTTGGCTTAATTTTCTGACGTATTTACATTTAGAACTTGGCCATCAGTTTCCTATAACTTCAGTGTTCATTTCCTAATTTGGGAACATCTTAATCATTGGCACTGCTTTGTTTAGGATATTTTGtagataaaaaaaattgagaatgacagcagattttttttttaagattttatttatttatttgacagagagagacacagcgagagcaggaacacaagcagggggactgggagagggagaagcagactctccactgagcagggagcccgatgcgggactcgatcccagcaccctgggatcatgacctgagccgaaggcagacgcttaacgactgagccacccaggtgcccctgacagcAGATTTTTATGCAGCTGTCTCAGAGGCAAGAAATAAATCTATAGGACAATCAGATAATTGAATTTTCATATATGTCTAGGGTATTAAAATCATTTGCAGATTTATGGTTTTTGTGTCATCAAACCCTCAATCAGAGGGTGTCGTTTGAATATATGTACTTGTTTCAGGCTACGGAGCAGCAGACTTTTTCTGTacagggtcagatagtaaatgttttctgCTTTGCGGGCGCTCTGGTCTGCACCTCAGCTGCTCAGCTCTGCCATAGTAACACAGAAGCGGCCACACACAGTACGCACAGtaaagtaaaactttatttacaaaaacagattgtggatggatttggcccatgggctgtaGCTTGCAGACTCCTGTTTTagacattgttttaattttcaaaatcaactttttctttttaaagaatgacaTTAGGAATATTGTATAACTCTTATATTTAGTAAGTTTTTAGATAAAATGTCTACTAATACTGagagtaagatttttaaaatatttgtaagtagTTGAATAGGTGAACAGTCACAGTGGGTAGCCTTAATTGGAAATTGCTTTGAGAATAAAAAGAGAGGGTAAGAATACAAGGAAAAAGCCCGAAAATAATTCTCGTCATGTTATATATGaagtgagatttttaaattattcccgACTAGCccattctctccttttcatttAATTGCCCTCAATTTAAAAGCTTTCCCCTGGAACGTGGCCAATGGAgactaatttttttcaacaaaattcAGCCTGAGTCAAAATCATGTTGCAGTCCGTTAAGGTAATTGAGAATAAGCTATTAACTCCTATAAATGTCCTGTTGAGTGTACCATTTAGACTAGCTTATGAGAAAAGTTAAGAAAGCCTGGCCCTTGATACTATAACTTTAGAGGGGGTTTATCTTTCCAGCGTGGAATAGGctacttaaaatgaaattcagTCAGGCTCCAGCCGTCTCATTAGATTCACCAAATTACAGAACTTGAGCCGTTCTTTCGGCAGTTTGGGTCACCCTTTAAGTGAAAGCTGGGCCTCATTCTCAGACTGGCCGCCAGTCTGATCATTTCAGCAGTGCTGTAGGAAACATTTATTATGATGTGTTTTAAATTCAGCCTAAATACAAGACGGCTTGAGGGGACAGGAACACAGATggaataaaccttttaaaaagtaacacCTGGGTATTTTCTGAAGAAAGCCGGTCAGCTGAGTACCATTAATGCCGATGGTATTCTAGATTCCTAGGTGTTGGTGCTCCGTGCTCCCTAGGTTGCTGTTTCCCCTGATAGAGTAGATGCGGTAAAAGAAAAGTAATGCCGTGGCACTTTACAAAGCCACAGTCATCTAAGTTGTATAAGATTAAAAAGACAATGGGATCAATAGGCTAATAGGGAGATTTGTGCATTCATTATAGGAACACTAAGTATATGACAAgccagaaataaaacaagagcaGGAAATAAATCAGCATTTAACAAATGTTGGCTCAggtagataaaaatatttttaaaagaggtgACTCTGATCTGTATCTTCCAGCTTACATGACAACGTAAAGAAGATGGAGTTGTGTGTTTATCGTAGCAAATAGGGGGTTTACGTGTTAAACTCTGATAAGTCCCTAGCTGTTAAAGCCCCGAAAACTACCATCAGTGGCAGTGGGATAGACTAAACATCTTTTCAAACTTTTATGTAGTAAAATGAAATCCAAAAAGCACAGAAAAGCAGTGGAATGGGGGGAGTGGATGTAATTAGCAGAACTGATAAAGCTGCCCtaaaaaaagacatgaaggatACATAGAATGCACAAGATGATTTCTCACACGTAAAGAAATGCAGAGAGCAGATCATCTTATATAAAAACACAGAGGCTGTCTGgtgtttaaaagcaaaaataaaacatcatggAATCATTACGTATTTTTTAAGGTACTAAACATCCACGTGACGGAAGCCGGTGTAGGAGCTGCAAATGCGCCTTGACACCTTGTCAAAACAGAACGGTTTGATTGTTTCTTTCTGGCAAACATTCTGACAATATGTAATGAACTGTAAAcctgtttttacttttctgtccAGTAATTCCCAACAAAAGACCCCAAGGAAAACACAATAATTTTGTCTAGAGGGcttcattattcatttttacaaataGCTGACATTTATAGACCATTTCCTGTGGATCTGACATCATGCCAAGCTCATGATGTAAGGGTTAACTTAGAGCATGTGCAACAACTCTGTGTGTGAGGTGGACTCTCTTGTTACCCCCAATTCACAGTTGAGGAAACCCTGGCGCCGTGAGGTTAACAGCCTGCCCACAGTCGCAGAGCTGGTAGGAAGTGAGTGGAGATTTCAGCCCGGCCTGTCTGACTCCATTACCCAAGCGCTGACCTCTAAGCCGCATCCAGTGCAGGTGATTAAAGccgaaataaaaaattacaaaaagggGGGAGAATGGGATATTTAATGAGACTAGCTCATCAAACTGTGGTATATTAACATGCCAGTgctccatgattttttaaaatgctcgAGTTGTAAAGATTCTGTGGATACATGTGTGTATCTGAACTTGAGccaggcagaaaatcagaacGTCGAATTGTTTACACACACTAGCTGTAACTGGAAAATACGAGTATGCTCACAGGGCAGGCAGCAGAGAATAAACAGGAAGGTGCTGGTGTCAGAGACCACCTGGGTTCAAACTCCAGCTTTGTTGCTAGCTAGTTGTTCTACTTTGTGCAAGTTGCTTGACCTTTCTGTGACTCAGtgtcctcctctataaaatggggctaataataaaTAGGTGTAGTTGTGAGGATGAGATGTGCTAATGCAGCGTCAGGTCCTCAGAACAGCACCTATGGTTCCCAGATATTCTCGGCTATGCTTCTTACTATTTAATACAACTTGAAATTAAACTTAAGTGatagaaattatttagaattgAAAGTGCATTGGGTTATTTTCACCATGAAGTTGCTTAAGCTTTCAGTTTTAAGTGGtatgagaatgtgtgtgtgtgtgagagagagaaagagagagagcgtgggatTACCCCAGTTACCCAACACAGATGAGAGGCGAGAGATTAGGGTGTTGAGTACCTAGGTGGGAAATCAGCCTGAGGCATATTCGCCTTCCCCATAAACAACTGCAGATGGAGATCTGGGTCCCCTTTTCCCCTGTGCCAGACTTGTCTTCCTGCAAGGACACTTGAAAGGGTTGTTGAGAGCTGTTGCCACCAAACCCAGAACTCAGCTCAGGACCACGTAGAGCCCTTCGAATGCGCTGGcagtgcaggagcaggggagaaCCTGTCGGAGCCCTGCCAGAACTTTCTCACTTGGGTTATCAGGCCTCCTAGACTCTGTTCCCTTCAGCCTACTTTTGAATAATTACAGTTTATGCCTTCTGTTCAGCAGAGGATTTCAGAAGGGTGTGCAGATTTCTGACAGTAGAGCCGCTAATCAGAAGTAGAAGGAATAGGTGTCTTATGTTGGTCTCAACCCAGAACTGTGTCACACATGCAGTGGAGTGACTGTGTTATGCGTTTGTCTCTTCCGGCCCTATAGCAACTACAGCTGCTGCAGCTCTAGGGGAGCTGAACTTAACCTCACAGCTTAAGAAGCTGCAAGACACCATTGAGCAGAAGACAAAGATAGAAATTGGGGACATTATCCAGATCAGAGGTTATGTCCACACGTACAGAGAGGAGCGAGAGATTCGTGTCACCACTTATTGTAAGCACAAGTTACCTCTGCCAAATGGGTGGTTATGCTGGGTGTGTGTCCAGTAAACTCTGGGTTAGCTGGAAGTCAAACGGCGAGAAAGTTCAGATAAGAAGATGTGACTCTTTACTGGACGAAATTATATTTCATAACAGGCTTTCTTTagaaaaacagcatttttaactttattttgaagAGCAGTAACTAGAaatgggggaagaaaacaaatgatttattatatatatctGGCAAATTTATTTGGGCCACATCAGAGTTTAAAGTACTTTGAAGTTCTGTGTGTCAGTCCATTTAGGGCAGAGTGTTCATATTCTTTAAAATGATGGCGATTTCTTGAATACCACTGAGTCCATTAGCTTTGAAGGAAAACAGCTAATTGGAAATAACGATCGTCCCACATCCTCTGAGGGATACGTTTTGCAGGACTCTGGCTGATTTTGGTTGGAAATCCCACGGATGGCCCCTGTTGTTTGCCATTGTAACAGATGAGTGCATAAGCGAAAGTGCTTTCCCTGGTTCCAGTCTGCTGCCGGACAGGCCTGTGATGCTGAGGGCGTTGCATTCCCTCTCAAAGGATGACTGGGAACCATTTAGTGCATCTAGGATGTATGATCCTTGGGCACCCATAGGGAAGGAGACCCACTGGGCGCCTAGCAGCAGGTCCTCTCTCCAGGACCCTGGAGAGAGCTGATCTCATTGTAATTTCTATGGCATGTTTTCCCCATGGCTTATTAGATAAAGTAGAAGATCCCGTGTGTAACATTCAAATCGCGAGGATGCTTGAGCTGCCCAGTATCTACAGGAAAGTTTATGACCAGCCTTTCTGCAGTCCAGCCCTAGAGCAAGAAAGGTAAGCTGTGGCCTCTCACTGCTAAAGATGTATTGATGGCAGTAAGCCAAGCAGCGGGAGCCCAGATGCTGGGGTaggccagggttcaaatcctgagCTGTCCACACTCATGGAGGGGCTCTGGGCAAGTCTGCTTACTCCCCATGTGGCTTCATTTTCTTACCTGCAAggtgaagataataatagtacagaTATTCTAGGGTTCTTGGGAGGAAAGTGTATGTGTAATTGGAGTCCCTGGAGGAGTGCAGGGAgcagagaaaatgtatttgaagaaataatggatgaAGTTTTTCCAGGTttgctgaaaactataaatgcACAGATCCAAGGAGCTCAATGAGCCCCAAGGCAAGAAAGCTGCCATGAAACCTCATAGTCAAAATACTACACAATGACACATTATAACAAGAAACTGTAAAAAATGATACCCATCATTCCCAACCAGGGATGATTTtactttcttgtgtgtgtgtggggtcgGGGGGTGCAGGAGGACTAAGAATACATGCATACTCATTAGTGTCCTCATCAAAGGACTCTGAGCGGGGGCAGAAAACCAATAATGGCCTCTGCCTACGGGGGGGAGCTGCAAGGAGGATAGAAAGGAGACTTCACTGTGtaccctttaattttttttttcaaagatttaaagagggagaggaagagagaatctgaaccagattctgcactgagcagagagcctgatgcggggctctatctcaggaccacgaaatcacaacctgagccaaaagcaagagtcggccgcttaactgactgagccacccaggcacccccccactttaatttttttaacatatatatattatatattcaaaaaatgtatgttaaaaaaaaaaaccaaactctagACCTGTAGAAAGTAACAAAGTGGAAGTTCCCCATTTTCCTGCCTCAGTACCATTACCCCAAGGTTGCCACCATTCGTAGGTTGATGCGTATCCTTTTAGacatttttcttctgtgcatATACAAGCATGAACATTCACCCATATATTTTATGGgttgtcatttgcttttttttttaaagattttatttgacagagagagacacagcgagagagggaacacaagcagggggagtgggagaaggagaagcaggcttcccgctgagcaaggagcctgatgtggggctcgatcccaggaccctgggatcatgacctgagccgaaggcagacgcttaatgactgagccacccaggcgccccatcatttgccttttaataaaaatgggaaCACAGCTTATATACTATTCAGCTTgactttttcccccaaatctttcATGAATATTATAGCTGCTGTAGTCCTGCCTCATCCTTTTAAATGACCGCACAGAGCTCACTGTACGAATTGCCCTTTATGTCAAAAACAAGTGTTATTATTGAACAGACGCATTACCAGTAACAAATTTAAATCAGTAGTCAGaacactcccaacaaacaaaagtctaggaccagatggcttcacaggtgaaatctaccaaacatttaaaaaagagttaatacctattctcctcaaatgATTCCAGAAcatagaaggggaaggaaagcttccaaataaaTTCTATGCAGCAGGCATTACCCTGACACTAAAACCAGACAGAcacactacaaaaaaagacaactacaggcccatattcctgatgaacatggatgcaaaaatcctcaacaaaggggcgcctgggtggctcagtcgttaagtgtctgtcttcggctcaggtcatgggttctgggatcgggccccacgtcgggctcccttctcagcgggaagcctgcttctccctctccctctgcttgtgttccctctctcgctgtgtctctttctgtcaaataaaaaaataaaatcttaaaaaaaaaaaaaaatcctcaacaaaatactagcaaactgcattcaacaatacattaaaaggatcattcaccatgatcacgtgggatttattctgggaaTGCAGggattgtttaatatttacaaatcaatcaacatgagacaccacattaataaaacaaaggatgAGAGTCGCATGATCTTCTCAGTagtcacatgatcatctcaatagatgcagaaaaggcatttgacaaaattcaacagcattcatgataaaaactctcaacaaagtgagcTTAGAGGGAACACAgcataatgaaggccatatatgaaaaacccacagctaacatcatactcactGGAAACAAGACAAGAAATCCACTGTtgccactttcattcaacatagtactagaagtcctagccacagcagtcaaacaagaagaagaaagaaaaggcatccaaattggtaaggaaaaagttaaactgtccctatttgcagatgacatgacactatacatagaaaatcctaaagactccaccaaaacaaattattaaaactacaaatgaattcagtagagtTGCAGGATATagaattaatacacagaaattggttgcattcctatacactaataacaaagtagcagaaagaaaaattaaaacaattctatttacagttgcaccaaaaagaataaaatacctaggaaaaaaccacgaggtgaaagacctatactctgaaaactataaaacattgatgagaaAAAGTGAAGGTGAcgcaaatggaaagatattccatgctcatgggttggaagaattaatactgttaaaatgtccgtactacccaaagcaatctatggatTCAGTGCATCCttttcaaaatatcaacagcattttccaaagaactagaacaaataatcttagaATTTGTACTGAACCACAAAcgacccaaatagccaaagcaatcttgagaaagaagaacaaagcttaaggtatcacaatcccagatttcaagatctacTACAAAGCcacagtgatcaaaacagtatggtactgacacaaaaatagacacatagttcagtggaacagaatagagagcccagaaatgaatccaTGTTTTTGTGCTCAATCtgtaacaaaggaggcaaaaatatacaatgggggaaggtttaaaaatccttttgaaaaaatcaaaaaatttaaaaatcaaaaatcaaaaaattacaaatagaaatacgatatgatccagtaattccactactgggtgtgtacccaaagaaaacaaaaacactaattcaaaaaacaCCTCCGtgattattgcagcattatttacagtagccaagataatggaaacaacctaagggtccatcaaaggggaggagtggggggagcggggatggacaaaatgggtgaaggaaagtaggagatacaggcttctagttatggaatgaataagtcatagggataaaagatacagcacagggaatacagtcaatggtattgtaatagtattgaatggtgacagatggtagccagaCTTGTGAATGTAGCATAGTATGGACTTGTCAATTGctatattgtataccttaaattaatttaaaattgggtgtcagctatacttcaaccAATCAAACAAACATCAATATAGTGTCAACATTTCCCAGCTGAATTTCTGTTTTATGCACACCGAGAAGAAACAGAGGTGATAGTTTTCTGCAgggcttttaaaaacttttccccCAGCAGCGATCCAGGTACCCTGGACCTTGCCAATCTCACGTGTTTGCTGAGTGAAAGAGCCAAAGAATTCCTCGTGGAGAACAAAGTGCAAACCTTTTACCAGCAAGAATTGGAAACTGTGGAATCTCTGCTGTCCCTTGCCAATCAGCCTGTGATTCACAGCGCCGGCTCTGAGCAGGTAAGTGCTGCATGCCCATGTGAGAATTCAGGTCCCCTGTCCCATATCTGCAGCTCAAGGGTATGGGTGAACAGGACTGTGGCATGAACACTCAGAGGGTAGACCCAGGGAATAGAGGTTCTGGTTCTAGTCCATGTTTCTCTTCTGGAAAGGTCACTGACCACTAAGAATTTGAAATGAGAATGCACCTGCCCTTTTGTCCTCCTCATTTAATCTCAGTAAACTTAATCTTTGGGTAGGGGAAAAAAGTAGTTTAAGGTTCATACTACTTCTTAGTGTTCACTGAGATGGGTATTTAATCTCAGCAGGAGCCAAATGAGagggaaataaatgagaagaggTAATTGTTTTTCCAAGATTATTCagcaagaggatttttttttttttaagattttatttatttatttgacacagagagagaataagcacaagcaggtggaggggcagagggagagggagaagcaggctccccgctgagcagggagcccgatgcggggctcagtcccaggac from the Halichoerus grypus chromosome 7, mHalGry1.hap1.1, whole genome shotgun sequence genome contains:
- the STN1 gene encoding CST complex subunit STN1 isoform X6 — encoded protein: MQPESSQCEEETPSLLWGLDPVFLAFAKLYIGDILDLKESRQVPGVFFYNGHPIKQVEILGTVIGRKEKDAFYSYGVDDSTGVINCICWKKSNNTESSSATTAAAALGELNLTSQLKKLQDTIEQKTKIEIGDIIQIRGYVHTYREEREIRVTTYYKVEDPVCNIQIARMLELPSIYRKVYDQPFCSPALEQESSDPGTLDLANLTCLLSERAKEFLVENKVQTFYQQELETVESLLSLANQPVIHSAGSEQVTREDKELHRKIHHIIQEDCQKPNHAEKGCHFQHILACARLSVSPDLSDGVLRQVLELLEDQSDIVSTTEHHYTAF
- the STN1 gene encoding CST complex subunit STN1 isoform X5, with amino-acid sequence MQPESSQCEEETPSLLWGLDPVFLAFAKLYIGDILDLKESRQVPGVFFYNGHPIKQVEILGTVIGRKEKDAFYSYGVDDSTGVINCICWKKSNNTESSSATTAAAALGELNLTSQLKKLQDTIEQKTKIEIGDIIQIRGYVHTYREEREIRVTTYYKVEDPVCNIQIARMLELPSIYRKVYDQPFCSPALEQESSDPGTLDLANLTCLLSERAKEFLVENKVQTFYQQELETVESLLSLANQPVIHSAGSEQVTREDKELHRKIHHIIQEDCQKPNPDAEKGCHFQHILACARLSVSPDLSDGVLRQVLELLEDQSDIVSTTEHHYTAF